A DNA window from Pithys albifrons albifrons isolate INPA30051 chromosome 7, PitAlb_v1, whole genome shotgun sequence contains the following coding sequences:
- the IBA57 gene encoding putative transferase CAF17, mitochondrial — protein MLVRAVTAPGLRRLCRARRGSAPVCFPLHRALLGVRGAEAAALLQGLLTNDVTQLAAGGAPPALYAHALNVQGRCLYDVILYRLHESTGEEPQILLECDSSVLESLQKHLKLYKIRRKVDISPCPELSLWAVIPGEQAGDASSSLPKCAGQAVLLTPDPRTEVMGWRLITKKGENPSEILPGSEVGNIQDYHRHRYKQGIPEGVKDLPPGVALPLESNLAYMNGISFTKGCYIGQELTARTHHVGVIRKRLLPVCLAAPLPPAGIPEGAEILTESGKPAGKFRAGGGELGIALLRLAHMNEPLCLSVGGEQVKLSANTPQWWPKTAAK, from the exons ATGTTGGTGAGGGCGGTCACGGCGCCGGGGCTCCGCCGGCTGTGCCGGGCGCGGCGAGGGTCGGCCCCGGTGTGTTTCCCGCTGCACCGGGCGCTGTTGGGTGTCCGCGGGGCTGAGGCCGCCGCgctgctgcaggggctgctcacCAATGACGTCACGCAGctggcggcgggcggggccCCCCCCGCGCTGTACGCGCACGCGCTCAACGTGCAGGGCCGCTGCCTGTATGACGTCATCCTGTACAG GCTCCACGAGAGCACAGGAGAGGAGCCACAGATCCTGCTGGAGTGCGACAGCAGCGTCCTGGAGTCCCTCCAGAAGCATCTGAAACTGTACAAGATCCGGAGGAAAGTGGACATctccccctgccctgagctctcCCTGTGGGCTGTCATCCCTGGGGAACAGGCTGGAGACGcctccagctccctccccaagtgtgcagggcaggctgtgctctTAACTCCTGACCCCAGGACAGAAGTCATGGGCTGGAGGCTGATcacaaagaaaggagaaaatccGTCAGAGATTCTCCCTGGGAGTGAAGTTGGAAACATTCAGGATTACCACAGGCACAGGTATAAACAAG GAATTCCTGAAGGTGTGAAGGATCTCCCTCCCGGAGTGGCCCTCCCTCTGGAATCCAACCTGGCCTACATGAACGGCATCAGCTTCACCAAGGGCTGTTACATCGGGCAGGAACTGACGGCCAGGACACACCACGTCGGTGTCATCCGCAAGCGCCTGCTCCCCGTCTGCCTCGCAGCTCCTCTTCCCCCCGCCGGCATTCCCGAGGGCGCCGAGATCCTGACGGAGTCGGGAAAGCCGGCCGGGAAGTTCCGCGCGGGAGGGGGAGAGCTCGGGATCGCCCTGCTGAGATTGGCTCACATGAACGAGCCGCTCTGCCTCAGCGTGGGAGGGGAGCAAGTGAAGCTCAGCGCGAACACACCCCAGTGGTGGCCCAAAACTGCTGCTAAGTAG